The Streptomyces sp. NBC_00236 DNA window CGGAGCGCAAGGACCTGCGGATCAACTACGTGCACGACGGCACCCGGACCCTGCGCGTCTCGGGCGGCGGCCGGGTCCTCACCCTCGTGATCTCCGACCGGCAAGCCGTCGCCGGCACCTGGCAGCTCGACGCCGGAGGCAGCGACGTCCTGGTCGTGGGGCCGGAACTCGCCCGCACAGCCCACGTCACGGGCACCCGGCTGGAGCTGACCGGCGACACCCGGAAGGCCGGACGGCTGCGCGTCTTCGCCCCCGCCGGCGTCACCACCCTCACCTGGAACAATCGCCTTCTGCGGACGGGCCGGGACGAGGCGGGAGCGCTCGTCGCCGATCTGCCCGGCCCCGCGGGCGTGGCGCTGCCGGCCCTGGGCACCTGGCGCACCGCCGGGTCCGACCCGGAACGTACGACCGCGTTCGACGACTCGGGCTGGACGAAGGCGGACCGGACCACGGCCGCCAACCCGCGCCACGGGCCCGGCGCGGTCTCCGGCGTCGTACTGGACACGGACGAGTACGGATTCCACGAAGGCGACACCTGGTACCGCGGCCACTACACACCGGCCACCGCCGGCAGCACGGTCGAGGTCACGGTGAAGACCGGCACCGCCGGCCACGCCCTCGTCTGGCTGAACGGCCGCTACCTGGGCGCCCAGGGCGACGGCACCGCCACCCACACGGTTCCGGCAGGACTGACCGAGCCGGGCAGGCCCGCCGTACTGGCGGTCCTCGTACGGAACATGGGCCAGTACGAGGACTGGGGTTCCGACGGCAGGTCCAAGGGAGGCCGCGGCCTGGCCGACGTCGACATCGCCGGAGCGGGCCGGGTCGACTGGCGGATCCAGGGCGCCCTCGGCGGCCCGGTCCCCGCCGACACCGCACGCGGCCTCTACAACAACGGAGGTCTCTACGGAGAGCGCATGGGCTGGCACCTGCCGGGCGCGCCGGACTCGTCCTGGGGACGGACCGGCGCACTCAAGAGCGCCCGCCCGGGTGTGCAGTGGTACCGCACCACCGTCCCCCTGGACCTGCCCAGGGGCGCGGACACAGCGGTCGGCCTGCGGATCGACGACGACAGCGCGAAGGCGGACAAGTACCGCGTCCAGATCTTCGTCAACGGCTGGAACACCGGTCAGTACGTCAACAATGTCGGGCCGCAGAAGGAGTTCGTCATCCCGGCCGGCTTCCTGAAGGCGCAGGGCGACAACACCGTCGCGCTGGCGGTCAGCGCAGAGCAGGCCGGTGTCGGACCCGACGGGGTCGGGCTCGTGAACCAGGGCACCGTGCTGGGGGGTGTCGGGGGTACGCAGAACACGGCGCCCGACTACGCGGCCGTCGCCGCACGGTAACCGGCTCGCACACCGTGCCGTGCCCGCCCCGTCGACCGGCGGGGCGGGCACGGCCGTATCCGCCCCGCTCAGCCGAAGAGCTTGGCGACGAACGCCGCGAGATTGGTCCGCGTACGGTCGATCTGCTCCTCCATGGTCAGCGACTCCTTGAAACGGGCGCCCGAGGCCACGGCCTTCTTCCCCCGTACGTAGAGCGAGCACGCCAGGTCGGTGCACATGTACAGACCGACCGAATTGCCCTCGCGTCCCGCAGGGCCCGCCTTGCGGGCGGTCTGCAGGGACACTCCGCTGCCCGGATGCGTGGTCAGACAGAGCGAGCACATGCTGCGGTGCAGGAATCCGCGCTGCTGGGAGGGGAAGCGCAGCGAGATGCCGGTCAGCCGGCCCTCGT harbors:
- a CDS encoding FBP domain-containing protein codes for the protein MKAVTEQDIRTSFVNCSKGEAGRLPLPRDLGELPWDDLDFLGWRDLSAPGRSYIVTEHEGRLTGISLRFPSQQRGFLHRSMCSLCLTTHPGSGVSLQTARKAGPAGREGNSVGLYMCTDLACSLYVRGKKAVASGARFKESLTMEEQIDRTRTNLAAFVAKLFG